The proteins below come from a single Isoptericola dokdonensis DS-3 genomic window:
- a CDS encoding GNAT family N-acetyltransferase, with protein MTTYEFSADPARLNTAWVHEILSTQYWALGRSRAVQDAAVAGSRNYGVYAGGTQVAYARAVTDGATFAWIADVVVHPEHRRQGLGTLLVDGLMADLEALGLRRVLLKASPEGHDLYRKAGFDGLDEPDAWLLRRLS; from the coding sequence GTGACGACGTACGAGTTCTCCGCGGACCCGGCCCGGCTGAACACCGCCTGGGTGCACGAGATCCTGTCGACCCAGTACTGGGCGCTGGGCCGGTCCCGCGCGGTGCAGGACGCCGCGGTCGCCGGCTCGCGGAACTACGGGGTCTACGCCGGCGGCACGCAGGTCGCGTACGCCCGAGCCGTGACGGACGGCGCGACGTTCGCCTGGATCGCCGACGTCGTCGTGCACCCGGAGCACCGCCGGCAGGGACTGGGCACGCTGCTGGTCGACGGGCTCATGGCGGACCTGGAGGCGCTCGGCCTGCGGCGGGTGCTGCTCAAGGCGTCACCCGAGGGCCACGACCTCTACCGCAAGGCCGGGTTCGACGGGCTCGACGAGCCGGACGCCTGGCTGCTGCGCCGGCTGTCCTGA
- a CDS encoding alpha/beta fold hydrolase: protein MNLILVPGFWLDASAWDAVTPTLVAAGHTVHPLTLPGLASVDDDRAGITLADHVAAVVGAVDALPADAEVVLVGHSAGGGLVYAASDARPGRITRMVYVDSGPLGDGQALDADLPPEVVDHVLPDWGEIEDESLVDLTDELRAEFRDRAVPQPGGTVRDAYRLSDDLSRRDVPTTVIASEMPAAVLRDLMDQGHPFVAELAKHTDYEIVDLPTGHWPMFTRPEDLGEAIVAALAR, encoded by the coding sequence ATGAACCTCATCCTCGTTCCCGGTTTCTGGCTGGACGCGTCCGCCTGGGACGCCGTCACCCCGACCCTCGTCGCGGCCGGGCACACCGTGCACCCGCTCACCCTGCCGGGCCTGGCGTCGGTCGACGACGACCGTGCGGGCATCACCCTGGCCGACCACGTCGCCGCCGTGGTCGGGGCGGTCGACGCTCTGCCCGCCGACGCCGAGGTGGTGCTCGTCGGGCACTCGGCCGGCGGTGGCCTGGTCTACGCGGCGTCGGACGCCCGACCCGGCCGCATCACCCGCATGGTGTACGTCGACTCGGGTCCGCTCGGGGACGGGCAGGCGCTGGACGCCGACCTTCCCCCCGAGGTCGTCGACCACGTCCTGCCGGACTGGGGCGAGATCGAGGACGAGTCGCTCGTCGACCTCACCGACGAGCTGCGGGCCGAGTTCCGCGACCGTGCCGTGCCGCAGCCGGGAGGCACCGTCCGCGACGCGTACCGGCTGAGCGACGACCTGTCCCGCCGGGACGTCCCGACCACGGTGATCGCGTCCGAGATGCCCGCTGCCGTGCTCCGCGACCTCATGGACCAGGGGCACCCGTTCGTGGCGGAGCTGGCCAAGCACACCGACTACGAGATCGTCGACCTGCCCACCGGGCACTGGCCGATGTTCACGCGCCCGGAGGACCTGGGCGAGGCGATCGTCGCGGCGCTCGCCCGCTGA